Proteins encoded together in one Equus asinus isolate D_3611 breed Donkey chromosome 12, EquAss-T2T_v2, whole genome shotgun sequence window:
- the THEM6 gene encoding protein THEM6: protein MLGLLVALLALALAYFALLDGWYLVRVPCAVLRARLLQPRVRDLLAEQRYAGRVLPSDLDLLLHMNNARYLREADVARAAHLARCGVLGALRALGARAVLAASCARYRRSLHLLEAFEVRTRLLGWDDRAFYLEARFISLRDGFVCALLRSRQHVLGTSPERVVQHLCKRKVESPELPEDLQHWIAYNEASSQLLRAESGLSDVVKDQ, encoded by the exons ATGCTGGGGCTGCTCGTGGCGTTGCTGGCCCTGGCGCTCGCCTACTTCGCGCTGCTGGACGGCTGGTACCTGGTACGCGTGCCGTGCGCCGTGCTGCGCGCGCGCCTGCTGCAGCCGCGCGTCCGCGATCTGCTGGCCGAGCAGCGCTACGCGGGCCGCGTGCTGCCCTCGGACTTGGACTTGCTGCTGCACATGAACAACGCTCGCTACCTGCGCGAGGCCGACGTGGCGCGCGCCGCGCATCTGGCCCGCTGCGGCGTGCTCGGGGCGCTGCGCGCGCTCGGGGCGCGCGCGGTGCTGGCCGCCTCGTGCGCGCGTTACCGCCGCTCGCTGCACTTGCTGGAGGCTTTCGAGGTGCGCACCCGACTGTTGGGCTGGGACGACCGCGCCTTCTACCTGGAGGCGCGTTTCATCAGCCTGCGTGACGGCTTCGTGTGCGCGCTGCTGCGCTCCCGCCAGCACGTGTTAGGCACCTCGCCGGAGCGTGTCGTGCAGCACTTGTGCAAGCGCAAG GTGGAGTCCCCAGAACTGCCGGAAGACCTCCAGCACTGGATCGCCTACAACGAGGCCAGCAGCCAGCTGCTCCGGGCTGAGAGTGGGCTCAGCGATGTGGTCAAGGACCAGTGA